The following nucleotide sequence is from Candidatus Zixiibacteriota bacterium.
AGGCGATTTTCCATTCCGTCTCCGCCTTCAATAACGCCGGCTTTTCCCTCTTTTCCAAAAACCTGATTGACTATTCCTCCAATCTGGCGGTCGTCGTGCCGATAATGCTGCTTATAGTTTTCGGTGGCCTGGGTTATTTCGTCATGATAGAACTAACGCAGAAAAGATTCCGGCTTTTTGCAAAGAGAACATCGATACATGCCCGTTCGGTAATACTGGTGACACTTTCTCTTATTCTCGGGGGTACTCTGGGTATTTATGCCTTTGGAGGGGCCAATTTCCTCGATTCCATATTTCAATCTGTTACGGCCCGTACCGCCGGCTTCAATACTGTTTTCATGGAAAAGCTCCCCAACGCTTCGGTCATCATCCTCATCGTTCTCATGTTCATCGGGGCTTCGCCCGGCTCGACCGGCGGCGGTATCAAGACAACCTCTTTCCTGCTGGTGGTCTCGCTGGCCGTATCGCGTCTTTTTGGGAAAACGCGGGTCTCTTTATTCAAGCGGACCGTCCCTCAAATGGATGTCGGGCGGGCTGTCAGCGTTTTCATTCTGGGAATCCTGGTGGTGGTGGTTGCCTCTTTCGGCGTGATTATATTCCATCGGGAGACTCCCAATTTATCGCCCGATATTTTTAAACTGGCCATATTCGAGGTCGTCTCCGCATTGGGCACGGTCGGGCTGTCCCTGGGATTGACCCCCTATCTTACGGCAATGGGGAAAATTATCATAATGGTTACCATGATTCTGGGCAAAGTGGGTGTCCTGACCATAGCGCACGGCCTCGCCTCGCCTAAAGGAAAAAAAGAAATGATCTATGCTGAAGAAAGCATTATGATAGGATAATAATTATGAGAAGATTCGGTGTAATTGGTCTCGGCAACTTTGGTTACTATATCGCCCGTACTCTGGCGGAGGAAAAGACAGAGGTAATAGCCATTGATATAAATCCTGCCAGAGTTCAGAAAGTCTCGGAATTCGTGGATACGGCGGTGGTCGGGGATGCCACGGATATCGAGCTTCTCAAAAAGCTTGGCCTGGGTGATACCGAAGCGGTGATTGTCTCCACCGGAGATAACATTCAATATTCGATTCTGGTCACCATGTTCCTGAAGGAATTGGGTTGCCCCAATGTCGTTGCCAAAGCGATATCCGAGGAACATGCCCGGGTTCTCGAGAGAATCGGCGCCGATAAGGTCATTATCCCCGAAAAAGAGATGGCCATAAAGAGCGCCAAATCCTTGGCCACGCCCAACATGATTGATTTCGTTCCGCTCTCCAAGGAATATATCGTGGCCGAGATCTCTCCGGGCGATAAGATGCTGGGCAAGAGTCTGGCCGAAGTGGAATTGCGGAGTAAGTACAACGTTCAACTGTTGGCTATTAAGGAAATTATTCCGGATAAGCTTATTTTTGTCCCTTCCCCCGATTACAAATTCAAGGACAGCGATATTCTGCTGATATTGGGGAAAAAGGAAGATATCGAGCGCCTGAGAAAAGAATAGCGGCCGACACTGCCGGCGAGAATCAGCCTACTTTTATTTCCTGGAGCAGTCTCTCCATTGAAATAATGTAGATAACCTTCTCATCTTCGACAATTTCCGCCTCAAGAAAATCAGCGTTGAGATCGCGGCTGTCATGCCCAACCGGAGTTATCTGCTCATCAGATACTCTCAGGATTTCGCGCGCCGCATCGACCACCAGTCCGATTTTATCTCCCTCATATTCGACAACCACAAGGCGCTCTTCAGGAGCGGATATCTCTCGCCGCTGAAGAAGCAACTCATCGAGCCGGACAATTTTGAAGTCAGCAGCTTCATTGCAAAGCCTGTTCTCCGATGAAAGGGCGCCCCTGCCGGGCTCCGTGGATCCTTTCGGGCAGATGATTTCATTCACCTTGCCGACCTCAATGCCGAATTGATAGCGGTCTAAATTGATGCACAAAAACTGATGATTTCTATTCTGAGGCATGTTCCGGTTTCCTTATTCTGCAGGCCTTCAATTGTAAGGAAAGAACGATAAATGTTTAGACTATGGCAAGGGAAATCGACCTGGCCATAAAGTGATACATTATAAACATTCCATAAGATATTATTATATAATTAGTTGCCAGTTATTAGCGGAGAACTCGCGATCTTATTGGGCAACTGTCTGGAGTATTTCAATCAACCGTCTGGCCGTGGTCGGCGAATGACCGCTGTAATGATTATTGAAATAAGCGTAGACTTCTCCCCGCTCCCGGGAAAATTCCTCAATCAAATCCGACCACCATTTCAGTTCCTCTTCCCGATCAAACCGAATGAAACTGAAATCCGACTCGATTCTCTTGCGGTCGCCCAGAAAACGGATATAGGAAAAATCGGCGGTATATTCAGTCTTCTTCGGCATCCAGGGATGGTCGAGAAGACAGAGGGCGATCTTTCTCCCCGAGAGAAGTTGGTAGAATTCCGGCCTGATCCACTTTTTATTCCTGACTTCCACCGCAACTTTAATATCCGCTGGAACAACTTGCAGCAGTTCCCGCAAGAGGTCAAAGTGCTCAACCGGGTTAAAGCTGTAAGGGAACTGCATGAGCAGCGGCCCCAGCTTATCATCCAGGTTGGCCATGACATCCATAAAAACCCGTGCGGTATCAACACGTGATTTGAATGCCCCTTCATGGGTCACGCTCTGAGGAAATTTGGCCGTAAAGATAAAATTATCAGGGGTTACTTTTTTCCATTGCTGAACGGTCTGAACCGTCGGAATCCGATAAAAAGTGGAATCAATTTCAACGGTATTGAAAACGGAGGAATAAAATCTCAGAAAATCCTTTGAGGAGCAGAACTGCGGGTAGAAATTCCCCAGCCAGTCGTTGTAACTGTACCCCGATGTACCAATATGAATCCTGTTTCGTCTGTTTTCGCTCATCAGGTTCCTTAACAACCGCCTCGGCAGAAAGTTCGTTAGAATCTCCGCTTGGGAATGCCTGTTTCGCCCCTTGCCAATGAGACCGGGATGTCGTATTTTTGATTGAACTTGTAGAAAGGAACCTCGATATGAAAGATAATCGAAATATCATTCTGGCCAAAAATCTGGTTGACTATTCGGTCGCTTTGAAACCGGGTGAGATTTTATATTTAGAAATCAAGGGGAGTGAAGCCCGCGAATTGGGAAAAGAAATTATCCGTTATGCTACGGAAAAAGGCGGCGTTCCATTTTGGTTTTATAATGATGAATCGCTTTTGCGCCAATATCTGAAAACCGCCACCCCCGAGCAATTTAAGAAGCTGGCCGATTTCCATCTCGATATGATGAAGAAATCCGCCGCCTATATCGGCGTGCGCGGATCCGACAATCCCTTTGACCTCTCGGATATTCCTGCGGCCCAGATGGAAAACTATCAAAAGCTGTTTTATAAACCGGTTCATCTGGAGCAGCGGGTCAGGAAAACCAGATGGGTTGTTCTGCGGTATCCCAACAATGCTATGGCGCAACTGGCGGAAACCTCCCAGGAAAAATTCGAGGATTTCTATTTTGAAGTGTGTAATCTCAACTATGCCAAAATGTCCGGGGCGATGGGCCCGCTGGTGGAGTTGATGCAGAATACCGATCATGTACGTCTGGTCAGCCCCGGCACCGACCTGACCTTTTCCATCAAAGGAATCGGCGTGGTTAAATGTGACGGGACGCGCAATATTCCCGATGGCGAGGTCTATACTGCGCCGGTCAGAGAATCTGTCAACGGTACCATTCGGTATAATACGCCGTCGCTTCACGAAGGCTTTGTCTATAACGGCATCTCGTTCACCTTTAAGAACGGCAAGATTATCAAAGCTACCGCCGCTTCATTCGAAGATAAACTGAATCAAATCCTCGATACCGATGAAAACGCCCGGTATGTCGGGGAATTCTCGCTCGGGCTCAATCCTTTTGTTCTCCATCCGATGAAAGACACCCTTTTCGATGAAAAGATACGCGGTTCCATCCATTTAACCCCCGGCTCCTGCTATGATGAAGCCCCCAACGGCAATATCTCCGCCATACACTGGGATCTGGTCCTGATCCAGAGAAAAGATTACGGCGGCGGGGAATTGTACTTCGATAACAAGCTGGTCCGCAAAGATGGTATCTTTACCGACCCCAAACTAGAACAGGCCTTCTCCGAAAATAATCTCCGGGCCTGATCTCACCGAATGCAAAAGGCCGGGTCCCGATGACCCGGCCTTTTTCGTAATATTCACTCCGGCTAGATTGCGCGCGAGCGGCGTACCTTTTCATACCCTTCCTTGATTATA
It contains:
- a CDS encoding DUF72 domain-containing protein, producing the protein MSENRRNRIHIGTSGYSYNDWLGNFYPQFCSSKDFLRFYSSVFNTVEIDSTFYRIPTVQTVQQWKKVTPDNFIFTAKFPQSVTHEGAFKSRVDTARVFMDVMANLDDKLGPLLMQFPYSFNPVEHFDLLRELLQVVPADIKVAVEVRNKKWIRPEFYQLLSGRKIALCLLDHPWMPKKTEYTADFSYIRFLGDRKRIESDFSFIRFDREEELKWWSDLIEEFSRERGEVYAYFNNHYSGHSPTTARRLIEILQTVAQ
- a CDS encoding chemotaxis protein CheW, giving the protein MPQNRNHQFLCINLDRYQFGIEVGKVNEIICPKGSTEPGRGALSSENRLCNEAADFKIVRLDELLLQRREISAPEERLVVVEYEGDKIGLVVDAAREILRVSDEQITPVGHDSRDLNADFLEAEIVEDEKVIYIISMERLLQEIKVG
- a CDS encoding aminopeptidase, whose translation is MKDNRNIILAKNLVDYSVALKPGEILYLEIKGSEARELGKEIIRYATEKGGVPFWFYNDESLLRQYLKTATPEQFKKLADFHLDMMKKSAAYIGVRGSDNPFDLSDIPAAQMENYQKLFYKPVHLEQRVRKTRWVVLRYPNNAMAQLAETSQEKFEDFYFEVCNLNYAKMSGAMGPLVELMQNTDHVRLVSPGTDLTFSIKGIGVVKCDGTRNIPDGEVYTAPVRESVNGTIRYNTPSLHEGFVYNGISFTFKNGKIIKATAASFEDKLNQILDTDENARYVGEFSLGLNPFVLHPMKDTLFDEKIRGSIHLTPGSCYDEAPNGNISAIHWDLVLIQRKDYGGGELYFDNKLVRKDGIFTDPKLEQAFSENNLRA
- a CDS encoding Trk family potassium uptake protein — its product is MKKLLIKLMTLRPGLLMLFGYVVLITLGAFVLKLPFCQKQPVSFLDCYFVSASAVCVTGLTTVDTALVWTSWGHLTIMSLIQLGGLGIMTIATIIFISAGRRISAGERLFFQESVAVGHFQDTFYLLKRIFIFTLIIELSGAIVMTVGFLRHAGPVDAAWQAIFHSVSAFNNAGFSLFSKNLIDYSSNLAVVVPIMLLIVFGGLGYFVMIELTQKRFRLFAKRTSIHARSVILVTLSLILGGTLGIYAFGGANFLDSIFQSVTARTAGFNTVFMEKLPNASVIILIVLMFIGASPGSTGGGIKTTSFLLVVSLAVSRLFGKTRVSLFKRTVPQMDVGRAVSVFILGILVVVVASFGVIIFHRETPNLSPDIFKLAIFEVVSALGTVGLSLGLTPYLTAMGKIIIMVTMILGKVGVLTIAHGLASPKGKKEMIYAEESIMIG
- a CDS encoding TrkA family potassium uptake protein, which encodes MRRFGVIGLGNFGYYIARTLAEEKTEVIAIDINPARVQKVSEFVDTAVVGDATDIELLKKLGLGDTEAVIVSTGDNIQYSILVTMFLKELGCPNVVAKAISEEHARVLERIGADKVIIPEKEMAIKSAKSLATPNMIDFVPLSKEYIVAEISPGDKMLGKSLAEVELRSKYNVQLLAIKEIIPDKLIFVPSPDYKFKDSDILLILGKKEDIERLRKE